The Hymenobacter sp. DG01 genome has a segment encoding these proteins:
- the der gene encoding ribosome biogenesis GTPase Der — protein MKNTIAIVGRPNVGKSTLFNRLVGQRKAIMDNESGVTRDRHYGYGDWTGKYFTVIDTGGYVHNSEDIFEGEINKQVKLAIEEADVVLFMVDVDAGLHSLDEEFASVLRRYQGKKPIYIVANKADTNARAHAAGEFYALGVGDGEIYPISSQSGSGTGDLLDMVVSHFEEEGVEEPDAGVPKIAVVGRPNVGKSSFVNLLLGTERSIVTDIAGTTRDSIQARYNAFGKEFILVDTAGLRRKTKVHEDVEFYSVLRSIRALEESDVCIVILDATRGIEAQDLNIIGLADKNRKGIVILVNKWDLIENKETNTAKEFEEKIREKIAPISYPPIIFTSVLTKQRIHKAIETAIDVYENKRRKIPTSELNEVMLREIEKYPPPIQKGKMVRIKYATQLPTHNPVFAFFCNLPQYVKESYARYLENRLRENFDFTGVPIGIVFRKK, from the coding sequence ATGAAAAATACCATTGCCATTGTGGGGCGCCCAAACGTGGGCAAATCCACTTTGTTTAACCGTCTGGTGGGCCAGCGCAAGGCCATCATGGACAACGAATCTGGGGTGACCCGTGACCGGCACTACGGCTACGGCGACTGGACCGGCAAGTACTTCACCGTGATTGACACGGGTGGCTACGTGCACAACTCCGAGGACATCTTCGAGGGCGAAATCAACAAGCAGGTAAAGCTGGCTATTGAGGAAGCCGACGTGGTACTATTTATGGTGGACGTGGACGCCGGCCTGCACTCCCTCGACGAGGAGTTTGCCAGCGTACTACGCCGTTACCAGGGCAAAAAGCCCATTTACATTGTGGCCAACAAGGCCGATACTAATGCCCGCGCCCACGCCGCCGGCGAATTCTATGCGCTAGGAGTTGGCGATGGCGAAATCTACCCGATCAGCTCCCAGAGCGGCTCCGGCACCGGCGACCTGCTCGATATGGTGGTGAGCCACTTCGAGGAAGAAGGCGTAGAAGAGCCCGACGCGGGCGTACCCAAAATTGCCGTGGTAGGCCGCCCGAACGTCGGTAAATCTTCGTTCGTGAACCTGCTCCTCGGTACCGAGCGCAGCATCGTGACGGATATTGCCGGCACCACCCGCGACTCGATTCAGGCGCGCTACAATGCTTTCGGCAAGGAGTTTATTCTGGTAGATACGGCTGGTTTGCGCCGTAAAACCAAGGTGCACGAAGACGTAGAGTTTTACTCCGTGCTGCGCTCCATCCGGGCTTTGGAAGAGTCCGACGTCTGCATCGTGATTCTCGACGCTACCCGCGGCATCGAGGCCCAGGACCTGAACATCATCGGGCTGGCCGATAAAAACCGCAAGGGCATCGTGATTCTGGTGAACAAGTGGGACCTGATCGAAAACAAGGAAACCAACACAGCCAAGGAGTTCGAAGAGAAGATTCGGGAAAAGATTGCGCCTATCAGCTACCCGCCCATCATCTTCACATCGGTGCTTACCAAGCAGCGCATTCACAAGGCCATTGAAACGGCCATTGATGTGTACGAGAACAAGCGCCGCAAAATTCCGACCTCGGAGCTGAACGAAGTGATGCTCCGTGAAATCGAAAAGTATCCGCCGCCCATTCAGAAGGGCAAAATGGTGCGTATCAAGTACGCTACCCAGCTGCCTACGCACAATCCGGTGTTTGCCTTCTTCTGCAACCTGCCTCAGTACGTGAAGGAAAGCTACGCCCGCTACCTCGAAAACCGCCTGCGCGAGAACTTCGATTTTACTGGGGTGCCCATCGGTATTGTGTTCCGCAAAAAGTAA
- the era gene encoding GTPase Era: protein MNTEPTPHRAGFVSIIGKPNVGKSTLMNALMGERLSIVTSKAQTTRHRILGILNGDDFQLVYSDTPGIIQPKYELHNAMMSFVYSSLEDADVILFVTDIYEKHDEEPVVERLRKMQDTPILLLVNKIDQADQAEVEAKVEYWREHLPNAARVLPISALEKFGTGELLDLVLGYLPVHPPYYPKDELTDKPERFFAAEMIREKIFKLYKKEVPYSCEVAIEEFKEEDEIIRMRATIFVERASQKGIIIGQQGMALKKVGTWAREEMEKFFQKKVFLEIHVKVNENWRTDPKALNRFGYQQ from the coding sequence GTGAATACCGAACCAACTCCGCACCGCGCTGGCTTTGTGAGCATTATCGGCAAGCCCAACGTGGGTAAGTCAACCCTCATGAACGCCCTCATGGGTGAGCGGCTCAGCATCGTAACCAGCAAGGCCCAGACCACGCGCCACCGCATTCTGGGAATTCTGAACGGCGACGATTTTCAGCTGGTGTATTCCGATACGCCCGGCATCATTCAGCCCAAATACGAGCTGCACAACGCCATGATGTCGTTTGTGTATTCCTCACTGGAAGATGCCGACGTGATTCTGTTCGTGACGGACATCTACGAGAAGCACGATGAGGAGCCGGTGGTAGAGCGCCTGCGCAAAATGCAGGATACGCCCATTCTGCTGCTGGTCAACAAAATCGACCAAGCCGACCAGGCGGAGGTAGAAGCCAAAGTAGAGTACTGGCGCGAGCACCTGCCCAACGCGGCGCGGGTGCTGCCCATTTCCGCTCTGGAGAAATTTGGAACCGGCGAGCTGCTGGATTTGGTTCTGGGCTACCTGCCGGTGCACCCGCCCTACTACCCCAAGGATGAGCTGACGGATAAGCCGGAGCGGTTCTTCGCCGCCGAAATGATCCGGGAGAAAATCTTTAAGCTCTACAAGAAAGAGGTGCCTTACAGTTGTGAGGTAGCCATTGAAGAGTTCAAAGAGGAAGACGAAATCATCCGGATGCGGGCCACTATTTTCGTGGAGCGCGCCAGCCAGAAAGGCATCATCATCGGGCAGCAGGGCATGGCCCTGAAAAAAGTGGGCACCTGGGCCCGCGAGGAAATGGAGAAGTTCTTCCAGAAGAAAGTATTCCTCGAAATCCACGTCAAAGTCAACGAAAACTGGCGCACCGATCCCAAAGCCCTGAACCGCTTCGGGTACCAGCAGTAG
- the hemH gene encoding ferrochelatase has protein sequence MPSTPTSSKGRTGVLLVNLGTPDSPQTSDVRRYLNEFLTDARVIDMPAAVRYPLFRGLVVPLRAPKSAKIYQQLWTERGSPLLYHGLDLQKLVQEQLGKDYLVAFGMRYQNPSIESALQELRDAAVERIIVLPLFPQYAAASTGSVQEKVMELVSKWWIVPSISFISTFVDDPGFINSFATLGREEMAKHDYDHVVFSYHGIPERHVLKGSHKGYCKLGNCCNSYNKNNRYCYRAQCFETSRQLGKALGLSPEQYTTCFQSRLQSRLRDPWLQPYTDEVLKEMPAKGIKNVLAFSPAFVADCLETTIEVGEEFKEMFEEAGGSHWQLVPSLNSHPQWVEAVVDMIRRN, from the coding sequence ATGCCCTCCACTCCCACTTCTTCGAAAGGCCGCACTGGTGTCCTGCTCGTCAACCTTGGCACGCCGGACTCTCCGCAAACCAGCGACGTGCGCCGCTACCTCAACGAATTCCTGACTGATGCCCGCGTGATTGACATGCCGGCGGCCGTGCGCTACCCCCTGTTCCGCGGCCTAGTGGTGCCTTTGCGCGCGCCTAAATCGGCCAAGATTTACCAGCAGCTCTGGACGGAGCGCGGCTCTCCCCTACTCTACCACGGCCTGGACCTGCAGAAGCTGGTGCAGGAGCAGTTGGGCAAAGACTACCTGGTAGCCTTCGGGATGCGCTACCAGAACCCCAGCATTGAGAGTGCCTTGCAGGAGCTGCGCGACGCGGCTGTGGAGCGCATTATCGTGCTGCCGCTGTTTCCGCAGTACGCGGCGGCCAGCACCGGCTCGGTGCAGGAAAAGGTGATGGAGTTGGTCAGCAAATGGTGGATTGTGCCCAGCATCAGCTTTATCAGCACCTTCGTGGACGACCCGGGCTTTATCAACAGTTTTGCCACGCTGGGCCGGGAGGAAATGGCCAAGCACGACTACGACCACGTGGTATTCAGCTACCACGGTATTCCGGAGCGCCATGTGCTGAAGGGCAGCCACAAGGGCTACTGCAAGCTGGGCAACTGCTGCAACAGCTACAACAAAAACAACCGCTACTGCTACCGCGCCCAGTGCTTCGAAACCTCGCGCCAGCTGGGCAAAGCGCTAGGCCTCAGCCCTGAGCAGTACACCACCTGCTTCCAGAGCCGACTGCAAAGCCGCCTGCGCGACCCCTGGCTGCAACCCTACACTGACGAGGTGCTGAAGGAAATGCCGGCCAAAGGCATCAAAAACGTACTGGCCTTCTCCCCGGCCTTCGTTGCCGACTGCCTGGAAACGACCATTGAGGTAGGCGAGGAATTCAAGGAGATGTTTGAGGAAGCCGGGGGTAGCCACTGGCAGCTGGTGCCTTCTCTGAACTCGCATCCGCAGTGGGTAGAAGCCGTGGTAGATATGATCCGGCGTAACTAA